One window from the genome of Bacteroidota bacterium encodes:
- a CDS encoding gluconate 2-dehydrogenase subunit 3 family protein codes for MNRRDAIKNISLGLGYAISSTTILQVFNSCSGSKKNDIYFFNRKELYVINNLVEIIIPNSEKNTVMDLFLSKFTDKMLINTNSPEEQQIFRLGAEAFINKFELLYNKDAKKGFPK; via the coding sequence ATGAATAGAAGAGATGCAATAAAAAATATCAGTCTGGGACTCGGTTATGCTATCAGTTCTACAACTATACTACAAGTATTCAATTCGTGCAGCGGCTCGAAAAAAAACGACATCTATTTTTTTAACAGAAAAGAACTCTATGTTATTAATAATCTGGTTGAAATAATAATACCCAACAGCGAAAAAAATACCGTAATGGATTTATTTCTCAGTAAGTTTACAGACAAGATGCTGATAAACACCAATTCGCCTGAAGAACAACAAATATTCAGACTGGGTGCTGAAGCCTTTATAAATAAATTTGAATTGTTATATAACAAAGATGCAAAAAAAGGATTCCCAAAAGA